A single window of Rhizobium indicum DNA harbors:
- a CDS encoding Gfo/Idh/MocA family protein: protein MSEKLRLGVIGAGLKAAEYAESWVKMPEIEFAALADTTAASRQRLIDVCLAAGAPEPKSFEDYRQMLGECRGELDIVYVSTPHAFHAEQATAVAEAGLDLFLEKPMVTTVAEAERLIAAQKKSGVTIVTAFQGGLSPLVLDTRRRALAGEFGELIAISSMIWESWSSNYHGHWKQQPDISGGGFMFDTGAHMMNTVCLLANSDFDSVSAYMNNHGRQVDIATAVSARLKNGALVTLTAAGEGPPGCASYITFFYSKAIVRIDAWGGWREISIGRTAEPREEAEILGNPMKNFLAIREGKMENSGSVEMGLRFARLWDAIKESAAADGASVRIVAQ, encoded by the coding sequence ATGTCTGAGAAATTGCGTCTCGGCGTCATCGGTGCCGGCCTGAAGGCGGCGGAATATGCCGAGAGCTGGGTCAAGATGCCGGAGATCGAATTCGCTGCACTCGCCGACACCACGGCGGCGTCGCGCCAGCGCCTGATCGACGTCTGCCTCGCCGCCGGCGCACCCGAACCTAAGAGCTTCGAGGACTATCGTCAGATGCTTGGCGAATGCCGGGGCGAACTCGATATCGTCTACGTCTCGACCCCGCATGCCTTCCACGCCGAGCAGGCAACCGCCGTCGCCGAGGCCGGCCTCGACCTCTTCCTGGAAAAGCCGATGGTGACGACGGTTGCTGAGGCCGAGAGGCTGATCGCCGCACAGAAAAAGAGTGGCGTCACCATTGTCACAGCCTTCCAGGGCGGCCTGTCGCCGCTGGTGCTCGACACGCGCCGGCGGGCTCTCGCCGGCGAATTCGGCGAGTTGATCGCCATATCCAGCATGATCTGGGAAAGCTGGTCGTCGAATTACCACGGCCACTGGAAGCAGCAGCCTGATATCTCCGGCGGCGGCTTCATGTTCGATACCGGCGCCCATATGATGAACACCGTCTGCCTGCTCGCCAATTCCGATTTCGACAGTGTGTCGGCCTATATGAACAACCACGGCAGACAGGTCGATATCGCCACCGCCGTCTCCGCCCGGCTGAAGAACGGCGCGCTGGTGACATTGACGGCCGCCGGCGAAGGCCCTCCGGGCTGCGCTTCCTATATCACCTTCTTCTATTCGAAGGCGATCGTACGCATCGACGCCTGGGGTGGCTGGCGCGAGATCAGTATCGGGCGTACCGCCGAGCCGCGCGAGGAAGCCGAGATTCTCGGCAACCCGATGAAGAATTTCCTCGCCATTCGCGAGGGAAAGATGGAAAACTCCGGCTCCGTTGAAATGGGCCTCAGATTCGCTAGGCTATGGGATGCAATCAAGGAATCGGCAGCGGCCGACGGCGCTTCCGTCAGGATCGTCGCCCAATAG
- a CDS encoding ABC transporter substrate-binding protein has translation MKKMVLGGLCAVLLSAVSTLAQAETIRIANHGQAGIDAMKSTVERIEKKYGVTVEVIEYPAPDKDYLTKLLTELGAGNAPDLFSIPTTAAVSDMVEAGYLAPVTKEFKAWDGYANLYDVAKELAVSPDGETYVMPFMLGIQEIYYRKDVLEKAGISTEQPKTWQELLDRAAEIKQKTGAYGLLFPAGVSWGSGAFDEGFQHLLVGSKTPQLVDADGKLDLNGEGIKDVFGVYKELIDKDLMPTQPLLGPEPWVVPKYQMFPEGKLAATTCGSWCYIFDWGRESKNPIPDVTKVVGTWTVPGQSSGQYVLANLAAPWAVNSKSANTELAIKALMEIGSIETQVSYAARIGNIPASKGAADNAEFQKLTELVPIHAAAGNGVFLKQASGFGTVSEGVARATEALLRKETDAAGAQKILVDYVKETLGDDMVK, from the coding sequence TTGAAGAAGATGGTTCTTGGCGGCTTATGCGCCGTTCTGCTGAGTGCGGTTTCGACGCTGGCGCAGGCAGAAACAATCCGCATTGCAAATCATGGTCAGGCCGGCATCGACGCGATGAAGTCGACGGTCGAGCGGATCGAAAAGAAATATGGCGTCACCGTCGAGGTCATCGAATACCCGGCACCCGACAAGGATTATCTTACCAAGCTCCTGACCGAGCTCGGCGCCGGCAACGCGCCCGACCTGTTCTCCATCCCGACGACGGCTGCCGTTTCCGACATGGTGGAAGCCGGTTACCTCGCGCCTGTTACCAAGGAGTTCAAGGCTTGGGACGGCTACGCCAACCTCTATGACGTCGCCAAGGAGCTTGCCGTCAGCCCGGATGGTGAAACCTATGTGATGCCGTTCATGCTCGGCATCCAGGAAATCTATTACCGCAAGGACGTTCTCGAAAAAGCCGGCATCTCGACCGAACAGCCGAAGACCTGGCAGGAGCTTCTCGACCGCGCGGCCGAAATCAAGCAGAAGACCGGCGCCTACGGCCTGCTCTTCCCGGCCGGCGTCTCCTGGGGAAGCGGCGCCTTCGACGAAGGCTTCCAGCACCTGCTCGTCGGTTCCAAGACGCCGCAGCTCGTCGATGCCGACGGCAAGCTCGATCTCAATGGCGAAGGCATCAAGGATGTCTTCGGCGTCTACAAGGAACTGATCGACAAGGATCTGATGCCGACCCAGCCACTGCTCGGACCCGAGCCCTGGGTCGTGCCGAAGTACCAGATGTTTCCGGAAGGCAAGCTCGCCGCCACCACCTGCGGCTCCTGGTGCTATATTTTCGACTGGGGTCGCGAAAGCAAGAATCCGATCCCTGACGTGACGAAGGTGGTCGGCACCTGGACTGTTCCCGGCCAGAGCAGCGGCCAGTACGTACTTGCCAACCTCGCTGCGCCATGGGCCGTCAATTCCAAGTCGGCCAATACGGAGCTGGCGATCAAGGCGCTGATGGAGATCGGCTCGATCGAGACGCAGGTTTCCTACGCCGCCCGTATCGGCAATATCCCGGCCAGCAAGGGTGCGGCTGACAATGCCGAGTTCCAGAAGCTGACGGAACTGGTTCCGATCCATGCGGCGGCCGGGAACGGCGTGTTCCTGAAACAGGCCTCTGGTTTCGGCACGGTTTCGGAAGGTGTGGCGCGGGCCACCGAAGCGCTGCTGCGCAAGGAAACCGATGCCGCCGGCGCCCAGAAGATCCTTGTCGACTACGTCAAGGAAACGCTCGGCGACGACATGGTCAAGTAA
- a CDS encoding carbohydrate ABC transporter permease: MARNSHEKRAERQWLLILLPSLVLLLAFVIYPALYSIYLSFTNEALTGAAALRPRFVGLRNYTRLFNDAKFWNSLFVTFVFVIGSAVIGQFVLGLISAVALRRPIRFRRVFSSIILLPNAAPEVVAGFMWISMLAGGDNATLSRIVSFFGITPADWLQVFPLSMIIVVNTWRGIATAMILLTAGLSTIPAEIYEAARMDGATPSQMFRRITLPLMMPTILLYMLISAVSTIAVFGLVYALTRGGPGGATEVVSIYIYNQSFTAFQLGYGAAVAVVALVISLILGIAYVRAMKVEV, from the coding sequence ATGGCCCGAAACTCTCATGAAAAGCGCGCCGAGCGGCAATGGCTGCTGATCCTGCTGCCCTCGCTGGTGCTGCTTCTGGCCTTCGTCATCTATCCGGCCCTCTATTCGATCTATCTGAGCTTCACCAATGAGGCGCTGACCGGAGCCGCGGCCCTTCGTCCCCGCTTCGTCGGTCTCAGGAATTACACGCGGCTCTTCAACGACGCGAAGTTCTGGAATTCGCTGTTCGTCACCTTCGTCTTCGTCATCGGTTCGGCGGTGATCGGCCAGTTCGTGCTTGGCCTGATCTCGGCAGTTGCGTTGCGCCGCCCGATCCGCTTTCGGCGAGTGTTTTCGTCGATCATTCTGTTGCCGAATGCAGCCCCTGAGGTCGTCGCCGGTTTCATGTGGATCTCGATGCTGGCAGGCGGCGACAATGCCACACTCAGCCGCATCGTAAGTTTTTTCGGCATCACGCCGGCCGACTGGCTGCAGGTCTTCCCGCTGTCGATGATCATCGTCGTCAATACCTGGCGCGGCATCGCCACGGCGATGATCCTGCTAACGGCCGGCCTCAGCACCATTCCGGCGGAGATCTACGAGGCGGCGCGCATGGATGGCGCAACCCCGTCGCAGATGTTCCGCCGCATCACCCTGCCGCTGATGATGCCGACGATCCTGCTCTATATGCTGATCTCGGCTGTCTCCACCATCGCCGTCTTCGGCCTGGTCTATGCGTTGACGCGCGGCGGGCCGGGCGGGGCGACCGAGGTGGTCAGCATCTATATCTACAACCAGTCCTTCACGGCGTTCCAGCTGGGCTATGGTGCTGCGGTCGCCGTCGTCGCGCTCGTCATCTCGCTGATATTAGGTATCGCCTATGTCCGGGCCATGAAGGTGGAGGTCTGA
- a CDS encoding carbohydrate ABC transporter permease → MAVVSPSETANKGRSDLIAYATLSLISIFCAVPFFWVLLASLDGNAQLFLHWPEQWTFANYVRVFTKEDGAKWLFNSLFVVASATLLVMVLSGLGGYALSRTRAWWKLPFLYAILLIRVLPPTALVVPLYKFLLTLNNAEAAVLRPIFGSYTRDIMRWTGFIDGYLGLILVLATMQLPLALWIMKTFFDGLPRDYEEAALMDGATLIQRIRRVLIPLALPGLAAAGLFAFMSAWGDFLLPLIFLSSPELQTLPLGLFRAFLRINEIDYGLLTALAFIYLLPAVVAFGFARRFLVQTFSGGVKG, encoded by the coding sequence ATGGCCGTCGTTTCCCCGAGCGAAACTGCAAACAAGGGTCGATCCGACCTCATCGCCTATGCGACGCTGTCGCTGATCTCGATCTTCTGCGCGGTGCCCTTCTTCTGGGTGCTGCTTGCCTCGCTCGACGGCAATGCGCAGCTCTTCCTGCATTGGCCGGAGCAGTGGACCTTCGCCAACTATGTCAGAGTCTTCACCAAGGAGGACGGGGCGAAGTGGCTGTTCAACTCGCTCTTCGTGGTCGCTAGCGCGACGCTGCTGGTCATGGTGCTTTCGGGGCTCGGCGGTTATGCACTGTCGCGCACCCGGGCCTGGTGGAAGCTGCCCTTCCTCTACGCCATCCTGCTCATCCGGGTGCTGCCGCCGACGGCGCTCGTCGTGCCGCTCTACAAATTCCTGCTGACGCTGAACAATGCGGAAGCGGCAGTGCTCAGGCCGATCTTCGGCAGCTATACGCGTGACATCATGCGCTGGACCGGCTTCATCGACGGTTATCTCGGGCTGATCCTGGTGCTTGCGACGATGCAATTGCCGCTGGCGCTCTGGATCATGAAGACTTTCTTCGACGGGCTGCCGAGGGACTATGAGGAGGCGGCGCTGATGGATGGGGCGACATTGATACAGCGCATCCGCCGGGTGCTGATCCCGCTGGCGCTGCCTGGGCTGGCCGCTGCCGGGCTGTTCGCCTTCATGTCGGCCTGGGGCGATTTCCTGTTGCCGCTGATCTTCCTGTCGTCGCCGGAGCTGCAGACGCTGCCGCTCGGTCTTTTCCGCGCCTTCCTGCGCATCAACGAGATCGATTACGGCCTGTTGACCGCGCTGGCATTCATCTACCTGCTGCCTGCCGTCGTCGCCTTCGGCTTTGCGCGGCGCTTCCTCGTCCAGACGTTTTCGGGCGGCGTGAAGGGCTGA
- a CDS encoding ABC transporter ATP-binding protein has translation MINLRNVRKFYGALEVIKGVDITVEDGEFAVFVGPSGCGKSTLLRMIAGLEGIDEGDLILNGNRINDVPPDKRGIAMVFQSYALYPHMSVAENIGFSLSLKKVPEAEIRRQVEGVAEILQLTDYLDRRPAALSGGQRQRVAIGRAIIKKPALILFDEPLSNLDSALRVQMRAELQRLHRELKATVVYVTHDQVEAMTMADRIVVLNKGVVAQEGAPMSLYHQPDNEFVATFIGSPKMNIIPVTATRPSAGKLHLDSPIGLSLDLADANGAVPQGEAKLGIRPEHLKIAAEGQGHFTAEVVIVERLGVETYMTVGSQQQPIVVRAEGDIAVRPGDRVPLTADPAACHLFDSAGRVIRPATA, from the coding sequence ATGATCAATCTCAGAAACGTTCGCAAATTCTACGGCGCGCTCGAGGTCATCAAGGGCGTCGACATCACCGTGGAAGACGGCGAATTCGCGGTTTTCGTCGGTCCGTCCGGCTGCGGCAAGTCGACACTGCTGCGGATGATCGCCGGCCTCGAAGGCATCGATGAAGGCGATCTCATCCTTAACGGCAATCGCATCAACGACGTGCCGCCCGACAAGCGCGGCATCGCCATGGTGTTCCAGTCCTATGCGCTCTATCCGCACATGAGTGTTGCCGAAAATATCGGCTTCTCGCTCAGCCTGAAGAAAGTACCGGAGGCGGAGATCCGCCGGCAGGTGGAAGGTGTGGCCGAAATCCTGCAGCTCACCGATTACCTCGACCGCCGCCCGGCCGCCCTTTCCGGCGGCCAGCGCCAGCGCGTGGCGATCGGCCGCGCCATCATCAAGAAACCGGCGCTGATCCTGTTCGACGAGCCGCTGTCGAACCTCGATTCGGCGTTGCGCGTGCAGATGCGCGCCGAGCTGCAGCGCCTGCACCGCGAGCTGAAAGCGACCGTCGTCTACGTCACCCACGACCAGGTGGAGGCGATGACGATGGCGGACCGCATCGTCGTGCTCAACAAGGGCGTGGTAGCGCAGGAGGGTGCGCCGATGTCGCTCTATCATCAGCCGGACAATGAATTCGTCGCGACCTTCATCGGCTCGCCGAAGATGAACATCATTCCCGTCACCGCAACGCGGCCATCGGCGGGCAAGCTGCATCTCGATAGCCCGATCGGGCTTTCGCTCGATCTGGCCGATGCGAACGGCGCGGTGCCGCAGGGCGAGGCCAAGCTTGGCATCAGGCCGGAGCATCTGAAGATCGCAGCCGAGGGCCAGGGCCATTTCACTGCCGAGGTCGTCATCGTCGAGCGGCTCGGCGTCGAGACCTACATGACCGTCGGTTCGCAGCAGCAGCCGATCGTGGTGCGCGCCGAAGGCGATATCGCGGTGCGGCCGGGCGACCGCGTGCCGCTGACGGCCGATCCCGCCGCCTGCCATCTGTTCGATTCCGCCGGCCGGGTGATCCGTCCGGCAACCGCCTGA
- a CDS encoding ThuA domain-containing protein, translating into MTIKVTIWNEGRHEQLHKEVQEIYPDRIDGAIASGIAHPDFEIRRGTLDDPDEGLPDSVLDDTDVLLWWGHMAHEEVSDGLIDRVQQRVLKGMGLLVLHSGHHSKLFRRLMGTNANLSWRETSEGDLERVWVVNPSHPIAEGLPPYFEVNASEMYGEPFDIPQPDELVFISWYSGGEVFRSGCTFQRGRGRIFFFSPGHETYPIYHDKTVHKVISNGVRWARQKHTDGRILENWHRAEPLHGRPDKPKA; encoded by the coding sequence ATGACAATCAAGGTCACCATCTGGAACGAGGGACGCCACGAGCAGCTTCACAAGGAGGTTCAGGAGATCTACCCCGATCGTATCGACGGAGCGATCGCGTCAGGCATTGCCCATCCGGATTTCGAAATCCGCCGCGGCACGCTCGATGATCCTGATGAAGGCCTGCCGGACAGCGTGCTCGATGATACCGACGTGCTGCTCTGGTGGGGGCATATGGCGCATGAGGAGGTCAGCGACGGGCTGATCGACCGCGTGCAGCAGCGCGTACTGAAGGGCATGGGCCTGCTGGTTCTGCATTCCGGCCATCATTCCAAGCTCTTCCGCCGGCTGATGGGCACCAATGCCAACCTTTCCTGGCGCGAGACGTCGGAAGGCGATCTGGAGCGCGTCTGGGTGGTCAATCCCTCGCATCCGATCGCCGAGGGGCTGCCGCCCTATTTCGAGGTCAATGCCTCGGAAATGTACGGCGAGCCCTTCGACATTCCGCAGCCGGACGAGCTTGTCTTCATCTCCTGGTATTCAGGCGGCGAGGTGTTCCGCAGCGGCTGCACCTTCCAGCGTGGGCGCGGGCGCATCTTCTTCTTCAGCCCGGGCCACGAGACCTATCCGATCTATCACGACAAGACCGTGCATAAGGTGATCTCGAACGGCGTCCGCTGGGCGCGGCAGAAACACACCGATGGCCGCATCCTGGAAAACTGGCATCGGGCCGAGCCGCTGCACGGCCGCCCCGACAAACCGAAGGCCTGA
- a CDS encoding SMP-30/gluconolactonase/LRE family protein, whose translation MGDNPIYEIRDERFGAMVIGSAGLEELYSGCRWTEGPVWFSDLNCLLWSDIPNERMMRWTPDGTVSVFRSPSNYVNGNTRDRQGRLVSCEHGGRRVTRTETDGTITVLADSYQGKRLNSPNDVVVHSDGGVWFTDPTYGILSDYEGHKAEPEQPTRNVYRIDPASGAIDAVVEDFIQPNGLAFSPDETKLYIADSGSAKHDVPRHIRVFDVIDGGALTNSRYFCSLDVGHPDGFRFDIAGNLWTSASDGVHCFSPDGTLLGKIRVPQTVSNLTFGGPKKNRLFITATRSVYSIYIKTTGAQYP comes from the coding sequence ATGGGCGACAATCCGATTTATGAGATCCGCGACGAACGCTTTGGTGCAATGGTCATCGGCAGCGCCGGCCTCGAGGAGCTTTATTCCGGCTGCCGCTGGACGGAAGGCCCGGTCTGGTTTTCCGACCTGAACTGCCTTCTCTGGAGCGATATCCCGAATGAACGCATGATGCGCTGGACACCGGATGGTACGGTCTCCGTCTTCCGGTCGCCCTCCAACTACGTCAACGGCAACACCCGCGACCGGCAGGGCCGGCTTGTCTCCTGCGAACATGGCGGCCGCCGCGTCACCCGCACCGAGACAGACGGCACGATCACCGTTCTCGCCGACAGCTACCAGGGCAAGAGGCTGAACTCGCCGAACGACGTCGTCGTGCACTCCGACGGCGGGGTCTGGTTCACCGATCCGACCTACGGCATCCTGTCGGACTACGAGGGCCACAAGGCCGAGCCCGAGCAGCCCACGCGCAACGTCTACCGGATCGATCCGGCAAGCGGAGCGATCGATGCCGTCGTCGAAGATTTCATCCAGCCGAACGGCCTTGCCTTCTCGCCCGATGAGACGAAGCTTTATATTGCCGATTCCGGCTCCGCAAAGCATGACGTGCCGCGCCATATCCGCGTTTTCGACGTCATCGACGGCGGGGCGCTTACCAACAGCCGCTATTTCTGCAGCCTCGATGTCGGTCATCCCGACGGTTTCCGTTTCGATATCGCCGGCAATCTCTGGACGAGTGCCTCCGACGGCGTGCACTGCTTTTCGCCCGACGGAACGCTGCTCGGCAAGATCAGGGTGCCGCAGACGGTGTCCAACCTCACCTTCGGCGGCCCCAAGAAAAACCGGCTCTTCATCACCGCGACGCGTTCGGTCTATTCGATTTATATAAAGACGACCGGCGCACAATATCCATAG
- a CDS encoding SDR family oxidoreductase, with protein sequence MSTDHGRLDGKIAIVTGGTQGLGATIARLFAERGAEGIVICGRNEAKGKAKAAEISAATGGRIVYVKADLGKVEDAQHVVRACDETFGRVDALVNAAAITDRGTILDTSPELFDAMFAVNVRAPFFLMQEAVKVMRREKIEGTIVNIGSMSAKAGQPFIAAYCASKGALETLTKNTAYALLRNRIRVNGLNIGWMASEGEDRIQREYHHAPADWLEKAAASQPFGRLVDPHEVARACAYLSSSESGLMTGSVICFDQSIWGAYDGSPHPDAAL encoded by the coding sequence ATGAGCACAGACCACGGCCGCCTCGACGGCAAGATCGCCATCGTCACCGGCGGCACGCAAGGATTGGGCGCGACCATCGCCCGCCTCTTCGCCGAACGCGGCGCGGAAGGCATCGTCATCTGCGGCCGCAACGAAGCCAAGGGCAAGGCAAAGGCGGCGGAGATTTCGGCTGCGACCGGGGGCAGGATCGTCTACGTCAAGGCCGACCTCGGCAAGGTCGAGGATGCACAGCATGTCGTGCGCGCCTGTGACGAGACCTTCGGCCGCGTCGATGCGCTGGTCAATGCCGCCGCCATCACCGATCGCGGCACCATCCTCGACACCAGCCCGGAACTCTTCGACGCCATGTTCGCCGTCAATGTGCGTGCTCCGTTTTTCCTGATGCAGGAGGCGGTGAAGGTCATGCGCCGGGAAAAGATCGAGGGTACGATCGTCAATATCGGCTCGATGTCGGCCAAAGCCGGCCAGCCCTTCATCGCCGCCTATTGCGCCTCCAAGGGCGCGCTGGAAACACTGACGAAGAACACCGCCTACGCGCTCCTGCGCAACCGCATCCGCGTCAATGGTCTGAACATCGGCTGGATGGCCTCCGAGGGCGAGGACCGGATCCAGCGCGAATATCACCATGCCCCCGCCGACTGGCTGGAGAAGGCGGCGGCAAGCCAGCCCTTCGGCCGCCTCGTCGATCCGCACGAAGTGGCGCGCGCCTGCGCTTACCTGTCGTCTTCCGAATCCGGCCTGATGACCGGCTCGGTCATCTGCTTCGACCAGTCGATCTGGGGCGCTTACGACGGCTCGCCGCATCCGGACGCCGCCCTCTGA